The following is a genomic window from Candidatus Methanoperedens sp..
ACTGTGTATATACTTCCTGATAAACCCTTTGTGCAACATAATATATTTCAGCCAGTGTCAATGGGGTCAAAATTGCAGTAACTTTTCCCTGATTCACGGAATCAACAACTGCTTTTGCATGGTGATGCAGCACCCCACGGGTATTAATGTATTCTATCCAGACCCCGGTATCTATTGCGATCATTTAATTCCCAGGTCATCAAGAAGTCTTTTAATTTTTGCCTCATCAATTTTGTGTGATGTTTTCATGGCATTATCAACCGCATGGGGTGAGGCACTTACAAATAATTCCGAGGGCTTCGTTTCTGGTTCTGTTTCAAGGATTATCTTCTTGTTTTCCTGGAAAACCTTCAGCTTTTTTCCCATTGTTAAACCAAGCATTTCCCTTAATTTTTTAGGAATTACTATCTG
Proteins encoded in this region:
- a CDS encoding AbrB/MazE/SpoVT family DNA-binding domain-containing protein gives rise to the protein MTTVTISSKGQIVIPKKLREMLGLTMGKKLKVFQENKKIILETEPETKPSELFVSASPHAVDNAMKTSHKIDEAKIKRLLDDLGIK